AGCTAAAGTCGACGTGACCTGGAGTGTCTATCAAATTTAGAACAAAATTTTCTCCATTTAGTGTGTAGTTTAGGCGGACAGATTGAGCTTTGATCGTGATACCACGCTCTTTTTCGATATCCATCGTATCCATGATCTGACTACTCATCTCACGGTCACTGACGGCGCCACACTCCTGAATAAGGCGGTCAGCAAGCGTACTTTTGCCGTGGTCGATATGAGCGATGATGCTAAAATTTCTGATGTTTTTCATATAAGCTTTACTTTTTACTAAATTTTGGGCTTTATTTTGCCTAAAGTTGATTTAAATGCCAATAAATATATTTTTATCATAAGCCCGCCAATAGAACTTGGCTCTATTCTCAAAAATCTTAATGACAATATCCAAAGTGCTCATGTCCTTCATCGTCATTTAGCTCACAGATGAGACCAGCTTTGTGCCCAAGGCTCTCGCTCTCAAACTGAAGCGTGACATGGCCGATGCCAACGTGATAAAGCTCATGCTCGATGTGCTTTATCATATTTGAAATTTCAGCCACGCTTAGCGCATCATCCACCACCACGTGGGCTATGAGCGCGTTTGTGCCAGCATTTATCGCCCAGATATGCAGGTCATGCACGATTTTAACGCCATCTACACCCTTTATAACGCCTAAAATTTCATCCGTATCAAGCTTAAGTGGCACGGCTTCGATCAGGATATTAAAGCTATCTTTTAGCAAGCTAACGCCACTTTTTATGATGAGTAGCGAGACAAAGATACTTGCGATGCTATCGGCCTGCGTGAAGTTAAATTTCATCACAAACAAAGCCGCGATAATCGCACCAACTGAGCCAAGCGTATCACCAAGCACGTGCAGATAAGCACCTTTCATATTTAAATTTTCTTTTGTATCAGCGCTTTTATGCATATAAATAGCCACGACTAAATTTATAATAAGCCCCAAAATACTAACTATAAGCATCGTCTCAACTTTGATCTCTGGCTCGTTAAAAAGCCTGATGATCGCTTCTACTATTACAAAAACAGCAAGTGTGATAAGAGCGATGGCGTTTATGAAAGCGGCGATGATCTCGACCCTTTTGTAGCCAAAGGTCTTTTGTAAATTTGCCCTTTTTTCTGCGATCTTAAAAGCAACCAGCGACAAAAAGAGAGCAGCAGCGTCTGAGAGCATGTGAAATGCATCGCTGATGAGCGCAAGCGAGTTTGAAACGAAGCCAAAGACAGCCTCGACTACCATAAATGTGAAAATTAGAAAAAAAGAATTTCTTAAAACAGTTTTATTGCTAGTGTGAATGTGCATACCGCCATGCTCGGCGTGGGAGTAATGAGAGTGGGTCTCTTGCATCTAAAATGACTACCTTTTACTGATAAATTTTAAGCATCCATAGCAAGCTCTGGCGCCACCTGACTAGAGGCTTGGCAAGCTAAAAACTGTATAAATATGCCCTGCATCTGCTTTAGCGCCGCTTAAAGATTAAATTTCTAAAAATGATAAAAATTTTGTTGTAACTCTTGACATTACAACTAAAAATTATTATACTTCGCTCATCAGTTGCAAATAAAAATATTACAACATAAGGACAAGGAGAACGAAATGAAAAATTATCAAGTTGCAAAGATCGCAAACGAGCCAAGAGTTGAGCTAAAAGAGGCTTTAAATTTAACTGGCTGTGAGGTATCTATAAACGAGCTTCCGGCAAATGTGAGCGTGCCATTTATCCATGCGCACAAGCAAAACGAGGAGCTTTACATCATCCTAGAGGGTGAGGGTGAGCTTTTTATTGATGGCGAAGTGATAGCAGTTGGAAAAGGAGACGCGGTGCGCATAGACCCAGAGGGCAAAAGGTGCTTTAGAGCTGGCAAAAACGGCATTAAAATGATCTGTATCCAGACAAAACACGGTAGCCTAGAGCAATACACTATGAGTGACGGCGTGATAGTTGATGACGTAAAGTCAAGCTGGCTGTAAAATTTAAAAACAAAATTTAAAGGAGAAATAATGAAAATAGCAATCATCGGAGCAAACGGCAAAAGCGGTGCAAATCTAGTAAATGAGGCACTAAAACAAGGTTACGACGTCACAGCGATCGTTAGAAACAAAGAGTATAAAAATGGGGGCGTTAAGGTTACTTAATAAAGATATCTTCGAGCTAACAAAGGCTGATCTAGCTGGCTTTGACGCGGTGATCAGCGTATTTGCAGCATGGAGCGAAGAAACTTTTCCACTTCACAAAAAAGTGGCCGCTCACCTTATAAATTGACTAGAAGGTACTAGTACTAGGCTCATTGTAGTTGGTGGTGCTGGTACGTTATTTGTTGATAGCAAGGGCACTATGCTAATGGATACGCCGGACTTCCCGGCAGCATATATGGGTGTGGCAAAGGCGACTGCGGAGTCTTATTTTGAGCTAAAAGATAGGAGCGATTTGCTTTGGACATACGTAAGCCCAGCAGGCGACTACGACACAAATGGTGCTCGTACTGGCAAATACGTGCTT
The DNA window shown above is from Campylobacter concisus and carries:
- a CDS encoding cupin, with amino-acid sequence MKNYQVAKIANEPRVELKEALNLTGCEVSINELPANVSVPFIHAHKQNEELYIILEGEGELFIDGEVIAVGKGDAVRIDPEGKRCFRAGKNGIKMICIQTKHGSLEQYTMSDGVIVDDVKSSWL